GTGTTTTCGCGAGTCCCTAAGGATGACGGTTTTTCCGTTCTCCGATTCTGGCAACAGGTCTTGAACTTCACCGGCGAAAACCCATGGATGACCATTTAAGGCACGGCTTCTGGACCGTGGTTTTAAAAAAATAGATTTCATAGACTCACTTTAATCGGGAGTACAAATAAACGGCAAAAACTGCCATAAGTAAATTGGGAGTCCAGGCGGCAATAACCGGAGAAATATGACCCTGTTCACCAAATAAAAGAACAAGCTTGATAATAATAAAGTAGGAGAAGAAAAGGCTGGTCGATTTAGATACGCCCACCATTGGGTTCGCACGGACACCTGTAACAGAATACGGCACAGCCAGGCCCACAATGATAAAACAAATCACTGTTCCAGCCAATAGAGAGTGATAGTGAACCCTGAATGGAATGGCCTTTGGATTATCGCCACCCCCATAGTAATCGAGTATGGTTTTTAGCTCAAACAGCGACAGGTCTTTTGCCCGCCTATCCAAGGTGAGCAACAGCCGTGGATTTTCAATCATTCCTTCGATTTCCAATAACTCAAATGGTTTGGACCGTACCAGGTCCCCGGTCTCGATTTCAAATCCGAGTTCCCGCCCTTGGATAAATCGCCACGTGTCTTCATTCTCGTTGTAAAAACATTCACGAGCCTGAATTTTTGAAAATTCCTGGTTCCATTCATTCAGTTTTGAAACCGTCACCCCGTATCCGCGGAACGTATTTTTGTTGAAGCGATTCATGAACCAAATGCGCCCATCTCGAGGATTGTTGAAGGCGACGTTGTAGATAAGCCCTGCCTCACGTACCTGCTTGGTCTCCAATTCGAAATAGTATTCCAAATCATCCAATCTCTGGCGCGATTCTTCCACGGCCCACGGAACTACTTTTGCATTCAGGTAAAGAAGAACGCCCGACAACCACAGACCCGCAAC
This portion of the Verrucomicrobiota bacterium genome encodes:
- a CDS encoding LptF/LptG family permease; this translates as MNLIDRYIFWEWLRAFLLSLGATLGLLVIFDMYDNLGNLLDLRASTGDIFYYYTIVLPTLLPLILPIAFLVSLLFSLSNLHSNNEIVGFRASGVSFWQLTRCLWVAGLWLSGVLLYLNAKVVPWAVEESRQRLDDLEYYFELETKQVREAGLIYNVAFNNPRDGRIWFMNRFNKNTFRGYGVTVSKLNEWNQEFSKIQARECFYNENEDTWRFIQGRELGFEIETGDLVRSKPFELLEIEGMIENPRLLLTLDRRAKDLSLFELKTILDYYGGGDNPKAIPFRVHYHSLLAGTVICFIIVGLAVPYSVTGVRANPMVGVSKSTSLFFSYFIIIKLVLLFGEQGHISPVIAAWTPNLLMAVFAVYLYSRLK